In bacterium, one genomic interval encodes:
- the rsmA gene encoding 16S rRNA (adenine(1518)-N(6)/adenine(1519)-N(6))-dimethyltransferase RsmA, with protein MDLTNPSYLRKLLRARKLQPNKVLGQHFLVSKEILRRIIEAADLKKTDTVLEAGPGLGALTQVLAQHVGRVIAVEKDRALIPILQELFADHKNVEIVQGDILKFDLVARSLRGMEYKIVADIPYYLTSRFLRIFLETPHQPASLTILVQKEVAQRIAARPPHATLLSNAVQYYAEPKIISMVSKSAFFPQPKVDSAILKLAVSRVYDEKADKAFFALLKNAFSAPRKQLFHTLSRCYFQESREKYKSTLLHFRPASPKLQPASQQGGRGEASAENTGPNALYKNSDVGTWLAKTGIKATQRPGEIALEKWLELLSVMGAEAVS; from the coding sequence ATGGACCTTACGAACCCCTCTTATTTAAGAAAACTTCTCCGTGCCCGGAAACTTCAGCCGAATAAAGTTCTCGGCCAGCATTTTTTGGTTTCCAAAGAAATTTTGCGTCGCATTATTGAAGCCGCGGACCTCAAAAAAACCGACACCGTACTTGAAGCGGGGCCGGGCCTGGGCGCACTTACCCAGGTTCTCGCCCAGCATGTAGGCCGTGTCATTGCCGTTGAAAAAGATCGCGCGCTCATTCCCATTCTCCAGGAACTTTTTGCGGACCATAAGAACGTGGAAATTGTTCAAGGAGACATTCTGAAGTTTGACCTTGTGGCACGCAGTCTGCGTGGCATGGAGTATAAAATAGTCGCGGATATTCCATATTATCTTACCTCGCGTTTTCTGCGGATATTTTTAGAAACGCCGCATCAGCCAGCCTCTCTTACGATTCTTGTACAAAAAGAGGTTGCCCAGCGTATTGCGGCGCGCCCGCCGCATGCAACGCTTTTAAGTAATGCTGTGCAGTATTATGCAGAGCCAAAAATTATCTCTATGGTCTCCAAAAGCGCGTTCTTCCCTCAGCCAAAGGTAGACTCCGCAATCCTAAAACTTGCTGTTTCCAGGGTCTATGACGAAAAAGCCGATAAAGCGTTTTTTGCGCTGCTTAAAAATGCGTTTTCCGCTCCCCGTAAACAGCTCTTCCACACCCTATCCCGATGTTATTTTCAAGAGAGTCGAGAGAAATACAAAAGTACTCTTTTGCATTTCCGACCTGCTTCGCCAAAGCTACAGCCTGCCTCGCAGCAAGGCGGGCGAGGCGAGGCGAGTGCAGAAAATACAGGGCCTAATGCCCTTTATAAAAACAGCGATGTCGGTACATGGCTTGCAAAGACAGGCATCAAGGCGACGCAACGTCCGGGTGAGATTGCGCTTGAGAAATGGCTTGAGCTTCTGTCAGTTATGGGAGCGGAAGCAGTCTCATAG
- a CDS encoding M23 family metallopeptidase: MHFEFIMYALLAVLLILLWESGTVFAASLSLNLPAVGGAEPGKSPAAFVNYIVVFSFVFVGALALVALLAGGFRYLTAAGNPSAESDAKDRIKSAIFGLIFVLAAISLLYTINPDFVRLRNPGIPILEIPTIVVIPPDDVPEGSCQLLSAAWDNNQACYNEVTKAFDRVSMVVQGRNCEGWGVSLNIVDASGATINQPVPVVLFDSSNVVQEQWQPLKTGTYTFIARAGEGDALTQKASGTLLVKDGLCVNTGGNCPTGGAVPPINYGDYAITVNSSLHKAPGSGHGWVSCQDPDCAVDLRVGKTCEEAHENALRGVPVFAPFSGKVMRNRSLGSQGEFGRYITITSKGLECVDDPFCAVLAHIDPSVAVGDTVQAGQQVGVLTTWDCGPNVFGPHLHFELKMDNQWIVGNGGNAFDGIATVPENSLYTIDRNQRTALAACTGS; this comes from the coding sequence TTGCATTTTGAGTTTATTATGTATGCGCTTCTTGCCGTACTACTCATATTGCTCTGGGAAAGCGGAACCGTTTTTGCCGCTTCCTTAAGCCTCAATCTTCCTGCAGTGGGCGGGGCGGAGCCGGGCAAAAGCCCGGCGGCTTTTGTAAATTACATCGTTGTCTTCTCCTTTGTGTTCGTGGGAGCCTTGGCGCTTGTAGCACTTCTTGCAGGGGGCTTCCGGTACCTTACCGCTGCGGGAAATCCCAGCGCCGAGAGCGACGCGAAAGACCGTATCAAATCGGCGATATTCGGGCTTATTTTTGTGCTTGCGGCAATCTCCCTTCTCTATACTATAAATCCTGACTTTGTACGCTTAAGGAATCCCGGCATACCTATTCTGGAAATACCAACAATAGTGGTCATTCCTCCGGACGATGTTCCGGAGGGAAGCTGCCAGCTTTTGAGCGCCGCGTGGGACAACAACCAGGCGTGCTATAATGAAGTAACAAAAGCATTCGATAGGGTATCCATGGTTGTGCAAGGAAGAAACTGCGAGGGCTGGGGCGTTTCGCTTAACATTGTGGACGCGAGCGGCGCTACCATAAATCAGCCCGTTCCCGTTGTTTTATTTGATTCTTCAAATGTGGTTCAGGAGCAGTGGCAACCGTTGAAAACCGGAACGTATACCTTTATAGCAAGAGCCGGAGAAGGAGATGCCCTGACGCAGAAGGCCTCGGGCACGCTCTTGGTAAAGGACGGACTTTGCGTCAATACCGGCGGAAATTGCCCAACTGGAGGAGCTGTACCACCAATAAATTATGGAGATTATGCCATCACCGTAAACAGTTCTTTGCACAAAGCGCCCGGAAGCGGGCATGGCTGGGTATCGTGCCAAGACCCCGACTGTGCGGTAGACTTGCGTGTGGGAAAAACTTGTGAGGAAGCACATGAAAATGCTTTACGGGGCGTACCGGTATTTGCGCCATTTTCAGGAAAGGTGATGAGAAATAGAAGCTTGGGTTCCCAGGGCGAGTTTGGTCGTTATATTACTATCACCTCCAAGGGATTGGAGTGTGTAGACGACCCCTTCTGTGCGGTGCTCGCACATATTGATCCAAGCGTAGCTGTGGGCGATACGGTTCAGGCCGGTCAACAAGTCGGTGTGCTTACTACCTGGGACTGTGGACCTAATGTATTCGGCCCACACCTTCATTTTGAACTGAAAATGGATAATCAATGGATTGTAGGTAACGGCGGCAATGCGTTTGACGGCATCGCAACGGTTCCCGAAAACTCATTGTACACCATAGACCGCAATCAGCGCACTGCGCTTGCTGCTTGCACCGGAAGTTAA
- a CDS encoding pilin: protein MIRSWSKIVLGIAVVALGLAAFGPTVNAQPITDIGGYKLIVPLPGIDGESAPGNLAELVRYIYLWLMGIVALAAAIMLLYSGVRYVLASGSPGGEQDAKDQISHALLGFLVVLGSYLILNTINPDLVNFSAINTAPLTQTVPNTFPPEEDAKSEGLCFPTESSPEGLGGRDCGAIGNGWIDNLGGCNGLCSASERCCACIVGEDCDPMNHSCTKKDNEGGTAVSPDDPAVCGPFLVADCMNSCPADFPDCTLGDSCSDPTAQYFTFEIISPLPPTGGGTVTPVTPDQPLRIDVRAPSQVVTVGIKVYNESSAEVYSGVCAPVAGSCGVIWQEGITGPGIHRIVAQGKDASGNAIANMSDTRRVCGDCGPVASFTISVVTGDGTMLCPNGSYLVGSSGAARVKLDGSASTSPIAAKIEGFNWTDKNSVPLYTGIQPAKTVEVLLLTNDTTVTLTVFDQYGAYGSTSKSVSVVETCI, encoded by the coding sequence ATGATACGCTCATGGTCGAAAATAGTACTTGGTATCGCGGTAGTAGCTCTTGGGCTGGCAGCGTTCGGTCCGACCGTGAATGCCCAGCCCATAACAGATATCGGTGGCTACAAGCTGATAGTGCCCTTGCCGGGGATTGATGGCGAATCTGCTCCGGGAAACCTTGCCGAGCTTGTTCGTTATATATATCTGTGGCTCATGGGGATTGTGGCGCTTGCCGCGGCCATCATGCTTCTTTATAGCGGCGTGCGGTATGTGCTTGCATCAGGGAGCCCGGGAGGGGAGCAGGATGCAAAAGACCAGATCTCGCATGCGCTTCTTGGTTTTTTGGTGGTGCTGGGAAGTTACCTCATTCTCAATACCATAAATCCGGACCTGGTGAACTTCTCCGCAATAAACACCGCACCCCTTACACAAACCGTTCCGAACACCTTTCCACCGGAAGAAGATGCAAAAAGCGAAGGACTATGTTTTCCTACCGAATCATCACCCGAAGGCTTGGGAGGCAGGGATTGCGGAGCGATAGGCAACGGCTGGATTGATAACCTCGGCGGCTGTAATGGGTTGTGCAGCGCATCGGAACGTTGCTGTGCCTGCATCGTGGGGGAAGATTGCGATCCTATGAATCATTCGTGCACGAAGAAGGATAACGAAGGAGGCACTGCCGTATCTCCCGACGATCCAGCCGTGTGCGGGCCGTTCCTTGTTGCCGATTGCATGAATTCCTGTCCTGCCGATTTTCCCGATTGCACGCTGGGAGATTCCTGCTCGGATCCTACGGCACAATACTTTACGTTCGAAATTATTTCCCCCCTGCCGCCGACCGGCGGAGGCACGGTGACGCCGGTCACGCCGGACCAGCCTCTACGCATAGACGTGCGGGCACCATCGCAAGTGGTGACGGTCGGCATAAAGGTTTATAATGAAAGTTCTGCGGAAGTTTATTCCGGCGTATGCGCGCCGGTTGCGGGGAGTTGCGGCGTGATATGGCAGGAAGGTATTACGGGTCCCGGCATACACAGAATAGTCGCTCAAGGGAAAGACGCTTCGGGGAATGCTATAGCGAACATGTCCGACACCCGGCGTGTTTGCGGAGACTGCGGTCCGGTAGCTTCGTTCACGATATCGGTTGTTACGGGCGATGGTACGATGTTATGCCCCAACGGTTCCTATTTAGTCGGGTCAAGCGGAGCCGCGCGCGTTAAGCTGGATGGCAGCGCATCTACTAGCCCCATTGCCGCCAAAATCGAAGGCTTTAACTGGACCGACAAAAATAGTGTGCCGCTCTATACCGGGATACAGCCGGCAAAAACGGTTGAGGTACTACTTCTTACCAATGATACTACCGTTACGTTGACGGTTTTCGACCAGTACGGTGCCTATGGATCGACATCAAAAAGTGTCAGCGTAGTAGAGACCTGTATCTAA
- a CDS encoding ATP-binding protein yields MEKDITSNVGELIQKTVDQPSVQDLIAPSAIKITPNYLQIGTRLCRTLFVFLYPRYLNTGWFSPIINADRVMDITMFIHPTDVAEVLKKLRKKLTEVESQINIEREKGLVRDPVLDTARRDIEDLRDRLIQGTEKLFRFGLYVTIYGDTPKELSDVESLIISTLEARLIYAKSAAFQQDIAFQSALPLGTDNLFVNTNLNTAPLSTSFPFVSSTFTSDRGILYGLNRHNNSLVLFDRFDLENANMTIFGKSGSGKSYAIKLEILRSLMIGNDVIVIDPENEYKHLAEAVGGTIFNISIASPYHINPFDLPLPRPDEGPQELFRGNIINLVGLLKIMLGNISSEEEGVLDKAVIETYASRDITAETNFANITPPLMQDLQTVLSSMDGGSGIAKRLSRYTEGSFAGFVNQATNVDIKNKLVVFSVRDMEEELRPIAMYIILQHIWNIIRSDLRKRIIVVDEAWWLMKYPEGGSFLFAIAKRGRKYFVGLTTITQDVPDFMNSSFGKPIVTNASIQFLFKQSPAAVDVVQKTFNLTEEEKYLLLSNDIGEGLLLAGLKHIAMRTIASYTEDQIITSDPSQLLALQKAKDEFAAAEK; encoded by the coding sequence ATGGAGAAGGACATTACATCAAATGTAGGCGAACTTATCCAAAAAACGGTTGACCAGCCGTCCGTGCAGGATTTGATCGCGCCATCGGCCATTAAAATAACGCCGAACTATCTGCAGATCGGCACGCGCTTATGCCGGACGCTTTTCGTATTCTTGTATCCCCGGTATCTCAACACGGGGTGGTTCTCGCCGATCATCAACGCGGACCGGGTCATGGATATCACCATGTTTATCCATCCCACCGATGTTGCAGAGGTGCTCAAAAAACTTCGGAAGAAACTTACTGAAGTGGAATCGCAGATAAACATTGAACGCGAGAAGGGGCTGGTGCGCGATCCCGTGCTTGATACGGCGCGACGCGACATTGAAGACTTGCGGGACAGGCTTATTCAGGGAACCGAAAAACTTTTCAGATTCGGACTTTATGTGACGATTTACGGTGATACGCCAAAGGAACTTAGTGATGTTGAGAGTCTTATTATCAGTACTCTGGAGGCGCGTCTTATTTACGCAAAATCCGCGGCTTTTCAGCAGGACATCGCGTTTCAATCGGCTCTGCCGTTGGGAACCGACAATCTTTTCGTGAACACCAACCTGAATACCGCGCCGCTCTCCACGTCATTTCCGTTCGTTTCGTCCACCTTCACCTCGGACCGCGGGATTCTCTACGGCCTTAACCGCCACAATAATTCTCTTGTGCTCTTTGACCGGTTCGATCTGGAAAACGCCAACATGACGATCTTTGGAAAGTCGGGAAGCGGAAAATCGTACGCAATAAAGCTGGAGATATTACGTTCGCTGATGATAGGCAATGACGTTATCGTCATAGACCCGGAAAATGAATACAAACATCTTGCCGAGGCAGTGGGCGGCACCATTTTCAACATTTCCATTGCCTCACCCTATCACATCAATCCCTTCGACCTCCCGCTTCCCCGTCCCGACGAAGGACCGCAGGAGCTGTTCAGGGGAAACATTATAAACCTCGTTGGCCTTTTGAAGATTATGCTCGGAAACATATCTTCGGAAGAGGAGGGCGTGCTTGATAAAGCGGTTATAGAGACCTATGCGTCGCGCGATATTACGGCAGAAACTAATTTCGCGAACATCACTCCTCCCTTAATGCAGGACCTGCAGACGGTGCTCTCCAGCATGGATGGGGGATCGGGCATCGCCAAGCGCCTTAGCCGTTATACCGAAGGGTCGTTCGCGGGATTCGTGAATCAAGCGACCAATGTGGACATTAAGAACAAGCTTGTGGTGTTTTCCGTACGGGACATGGAAGAAGAGTTGCGTCCCATCGCCATGTACATCATTCTTCAGCATATTTGGAACATCATACGTTCGGACCTGCGCAAACGCATTATTGTGGTGGACGAGGCATGGTGGCTTATGAAATACCCCGAAGGCGGCTCCTTCCTGTTCGCCATCGCCAAGCGCGGACGGAAATATTTTGTGGGCCTTACCACTATTACGCAGGATGTGCCGGACTTCATGAACTCAAGCTTCGGAAAACCTATCGTAACAAATGCCTCCATACAGTTTTTGTTCAAGCAGTCTCCCGCGGCCGTTGATGTTGTGCAAAAAACATTCAATCTTACCGAAGAAGAAAAATACCTCCTGCTCTCAAACGACATCGGAGAAGGACTTTTACTTGCGGGCTTAAAGCATATCGCAATGCGAACCATCGCCTCCTACACCGAAGACCAAATTATCACGTCAGATCCCAGCCAGCTGCTTGCGCTGCAGAAGGCAAAAGATGAATTTGCCGCCGCCGAAAAGTAG